One Amorphoplanes digitatis genomic window carries:
- a CDS encoding methyl-accepting chemotaxis protein, with amino-acid sequence MTADAPKTSARKRWKNPARRWIANRSLNAKILIIVGTMTLVTALVGAAAILGMSTLNKAVSDLYDESFVASQQLNRITSDVGSQHSAVLNYGQTPDPSWLPTIKALDAQIDADNTAYRANTVNPALMDQTILLWDKYKVARDTYLKTARGGNPAATIAVRDSQLTPAIIRAKYNLEQLAMQENEAAKTNKADAEAAYKSGRNFVIIVLVVGLVLGMALGLAIARGIVKRVGTVAGVIDRIAEGDLTAKIGETSTDEIGRMGAQLDRATATLSSTISQISGSSHTLAGSAQEMTELSGRIAVNSEQTSTRAGHVSTAAEQVSANVATVAAASEEMSASIREIATSAADAAEVARGAVEVAQSANITVAKLGVSSAEVGNIVKVITSIAEQTNLLALNATIEAARAGEAGKGFAVVASEVKDLAQETAKATEEISSRIQAIQTDTSAAVDAIAQIAEVIERINAYSDTIASAVEEQTATTTEIGRSVSEAAGGSTEIAQTITAVAEAAQSTNDSVGDSRRTAAELARLADELQSLVSQFQV; translated from the coding sequence ATGACTGCCGACGCGCCCAAGACCTCCGCCCGGAAGCGCTGGAAGAACCCGGCGAGGCGCTGGATCGCCAACCGGTCGCTGAACGCGAAGATCCTCATCATCGTCGGCACGATGACCCTCGTCACGGCGCTGGTGGGTGCGGCGGCGATCCTGGGCATGTCGACGCTGAACAAGGCGGTCAGTGACCTCTACGACGAGAGCTTCGTGGCGTCGCAGCAGCTCAACAGGATCACCTCGGACGTCGGCAGCCAGCACTCCGCCGTTCTCAACTACGGACAGACACCCGACCCGTCCTGGCTGCCGACCATCAAGGCGCTCGATGCGCAGATCGACGCGGACAACACCGCGTACCGCGCCAACACCGTCAACCCGGCACTGATGGACCAGACGATCCTGCTCTGGGACAAGTACAAGGTCGCCCGGGACACCTACCTGAAAACGGCGCGCGGCGGCAACCCCGCCGCCACCATCGCCGTGCGCGACTCCCAGCTCACACCCGCGATCATCCGGGCCAAGTACAACCTCGAACAGCTCGCCATGCAGGAGAACGAGGCGGCGAAGACGAACAAGGCCGACGCCGAGGCGGCGTACAAGTCGGGCCGCAACTTCGTCATCATCGTGCTGGTGGTCGGCCTCGTACTCGGCATGGCGCTGGGCCTCGCGATCGCACGCGGCATCGTGAAGCGGGTCGGTACGGTCGCCGGCGTCATCGACCGGATCGCCGAGGGCGACCTGACCGCCAAGATCGGCGAGACCAGCACCGACGAGATCGGGCGGATGGGCGCGCAGCTCGACCGGGCCACCGCGACCCTGAGCAGCACCATCTCGCAGATCAGCGGCAGCAGCCACACCCTGGCCGGCTCGGCGCAGGAGATGACCGAGCTCAGCGGCCGCATCGCGGTGAACTCCGAGCAGACCAGCACGCGGGCCGGCCACGTCAGCACCGCGGCCGAGCAGGTCAGCGCCAACGTCGCCACGGTCGCCGCCGCCTCGGAGGAGATGAGCGCGTCGATCCGGGAGATCGCCACCAGCGCCGCCGACGCCGCCGAGGTCGCCCGCGGCGCGGTCGAGGTGGCGCAGTCGGCCAACATCACCGTCGCCAAGCTCGGCGTCTCCTCCGCCGAGGTCGGCAACATCGTGAAGGTGATCACCTCGATCGCCGAGCAGACCAACCTGCTGGCGCTGAACGCGACGATCGAGGCGGCCCGCGCGGGCGAGGCCGGCAAGGGCTTCGCCGTGGTCGCCAGCGAGGTCAAGGACCTGGCACAGGAGACCGCGAAGGCCACCGAGGAGATCTCCAGCCGGATCCAGGCGATCCAGACCGACACCTCGGCCGCGGTCGACGCGATCGCCCAGATCGCCGAGGTCATCGAGCGGATCAACGCGTACTCCGACACGATCGCCTCGGCCGTCGAGGAGCAGACCGCGACCACCACCGAGATCGGGCGCAGCGTCTCCGAGGCGGCCGGCGGGTCGACGGAGATCGCGCAGACCATCACAGCCGTCGCCGAGGCCGCGCAGAGCACCAACGACAGCGTGGGCGACTCCCGGCGTACGGCCGCGGAGCTGGCCCGGCTCGCCGACGAGCTACAGAGCCTCGTGTCCCAGTTCCAGGTCTGA
- a CDS encoding NAD-dependent epimerase/dehydratase family protein gives MRLVVTGASGFCGAAVARLAAARGHEVLCLGRRPGPVGRHVAWDATGPAPDLAGADAVVHLAAAVGDPRPGRRAERRFRAVNVDGTARLLGAAAGRPVVWVSSASVYRPGPYAGPVREEHPADGQRGPYGRTKAAGERLALAAGAVALRPRAVYGEGDRHLLPRLRRVVRGGRAWLPGPDVAMSLTAVENLAAACLDALCWPGGAYNIADERPYSRDEVFGRVLGVPVRHIPAGLARAAAVVSPTLTRYAVDQLTDGMVLDLGRARAQGFRPVRTLADYLVSTTDERKTVAACVPSPLRRVTTASTEKT, from the coding sequence ATGAGGCTCGTCGTCACCGGCGCGTCCGGCTTCTGCGGCGCGGCCGTCGCCCGGCTCGCCGCCGCCCGCGGGCATGAGGTGCTCTGCCTCGGCCGGCGCCCCGGGCCGGTCGGCCGGCACGTCGCCTGGGACGCCACCGGTCCGGCGCCCGACCTGGCCGGCGCCGACGCGGTCGTGCACCTGGCGGCGGCCGTCGGCGACCCCCGGCCCGGGCGCCGGGCGGAGCGGCGGTTCCGCGCGGTGAACGTCGACGGCACCGCCCGGCTGCTCGGCGCCGCGGCCGGGCGACCGGTCGTGTGGGTGAGCAGCGCGAGCGTCTACCGCCCCGGCCCGTACGCCGGGCCCGTGCGCGAGGAGCACCCGGCCGACGGCCAGCGCGGCCCGTACGGGCGGACGAAGGCGGCCGGCGAGCGGCTCGCGCTGGCGGCGGGCGCGGTGGCGCTGCGGCCGAGGGCGGTGTACGGCGAGGGCGACCGGCACCTGCTGCCGCGGCTGCGCCGGGTGGTGCGCGGCGGCCGGGCCTGGCTGCCGGGGCCGGACGTGGCGATGAGCCTGACCGCGGTGGAGAACCTGGCGGCGGCCTGCCTGGACGCGCTGTGCTGGCCGGGCGGGGCGTACAACATCGCCGACGAGCGGCCGTACTCCCGCGACGAGGTCTTCGGGCGGGTGCTGGGTGTCCCGGTGCGGCACATACCGGCCGGGCTCGCGCGGGCGGCGGCCGTGGTGTCACCGACGCTGACCCGCTACGCCGTCGACCAGCTGACCGACGGGATGGTCCTCGACCTGGGCCGGGCCCGGGCGCAGGGCTTCCGCCCGGTGCGCACGCTGGCGGACTACTTGGTGTCGACCACGGACGAGCGGAAGACCGTCGCGGCGTGTGTGCCGTCGCCGCTGCGCCGGGTCACGACCGCGTCGACCGAGAAGACGTAG
- a CDS encoding glycosyltransferase family 2 protein has product MTELWVIVPAYNEAGRIRQTLDALAAQTDRAFELLVVDNGSTDDTAGIARAFAAPFPVHVLVEPEKGVGCAVDTGFRHAIAAGATMLARTDADCLPRPGWVAAARAGLAGGAGLMCGRITARRDEHGPLGRAFFRVLVALAAAFGRLRPAHRGDGYLAPYRMHAGNNMAITARLYQACGGMPRRPSPTDRAFLNRVRASTSAIRHSRAMVVENSTRRLAAYGVVGTAKWYLDRGSGALTADPR; this is encoded by the coding sequence GTGACCGAGCTCTGGGTGATCGTTCCGGCGTACAACGAGGCGGGGCGGATCCGGCAGACCCTCGACGCGCTCGCCGCGCAGACCGACCGCGCGTTCGAGCTGCTGGTGGTGGACAACGGCTCCACGGACGACACGGCCGGGATCGCCCGCGCGTTCGCCGCGCCGTTCCCCGTGCACGTGCTCGTCGAGCCGGAGAAGGGCGTCGGCTGCGCGGTCGACACCGGCTTCCGGCACGCGATCGCGGCCGGGGCGACCATGCTGGCCCGTACCGACGCGGACTGCCTGCCCCGGCCCGGCTGGGTGGCGGCCGCCCGGGCCGGGCTGGCCGGCGGGGCCGGGCTGATGTGCGGCCGGATCACCGCCCGCCGCGACGAGCACGGCCCGCTCGGCCGGGCGTTCTTCCGCGTGCTCGTCGCGCTCGCCGCGGCCTTCGGCCGGCTGCGCCCGGCACACCGCGGCGACGGCTACCTGGCGCCCTACCGGATGCACGCGGGCAACAACATGGCGATCACCGCGCGGCTCTACCAGGCCTGCGGCGGGATGCCGCGGCGGCCGTCGCCGACGGACCGGGCCTTCCTCAACCGGGTACGCGCGAGCACGTCCGCGATCCGGCACAGCCGCGCGATGGTGGTCGAGAACTCCACCCGGCGGCTGGCCGCGTACGGGGTCGTCGGCACCGCGAAGTGGTATCTCGACCGCGGCAGCGGCGCGCTGACGGCGGATCCCCGCTGA
- a CDS encoding cytochrome P450: MSARTRDRRVYLGSHPVLFSVLAASRGRAARRLGGTVVVHDQAGFTAGLTRIPLDRTAEGTTGGAANRLAGGDGLLFDQHGDDHRRARRGAADSLGAAAVARLRPVWTEILDRGLKPLADGDTVDLVPLAAELAGTTTAALLGVAADGVELATAARAAAGAAARAHLPGLARPGAARRARAATDRLSALVAPDGGPDAGRATMLAVAAITTTVAALPRCAAWAADADLWGYAGSPALVDELLRVTAPSPLLPRVAAAPGVLPGGCPVRAGDRMLLVARHAVGAHHLDPDPVSPVPPRIAHLVFGAGPHACPGARLARAQLADLLLALAPLRPVVVRARVDRRAALPGWRSLVVRAS; this comes from the coding sequence ATGAGCGCCCGTACCCGTGACCGGCGTGTCTACCTGGGCAGTCATCCGGTGCTGTTCTCCGTGCTCGCGGCCTCCCGGGGCCGGGCGGCTCGGCGGCTCGGCGGCACCGTGGTGGTGCACGATCAGGCGGGGTTCACCGCCGGGCTCACCCGGATCCCGCTGGACCGCACCGCCGAGGGCACGACCGGCGGCGCCGCGAACCGGCTGGCCGGCGGCGACGGCCTGCTCTTCGACCAGCACGGCGACGACCACCGGCGGGCCCGGCGCGGCGCCGCGGACTCGCTCGGCGCCGCCGCCGTCGCGCGGCTGCGTCCGGTCTGGACGGAGATCCTGGACCGCGGCCTCAAGCCGCTTGCCGACGGCGACACCGTCGACCTGGTGCCGCTCGCCGCCGAGCTGGCCGGCACGACAACGGCCGCGCTGCTCGGCGTCGCGGCCGACGGCGTCGAGCTGGCGACGGCGGCCCGGGCGGCGGCGGGCGCCGCGGCCCGCGCGCACCTTCCCGGCCTCGCCCGGCCCGGCGCCGCCCGGCGGGCCCGTGCGGCCACCGACCGGCTGTCCGCGCTCGTCGCGCCGGACGGCGGGCCGGACGCGGGCCGGGCGACGATGCTGGCGGTCGCCGCGATCACCACGACGGTCGCGGCCCTGCCGCGCTGCGCGGCCTGGGCCGCCGACGCCGACCTCTGGGGGTACGCGGGGAGCCCGGCCCTGGTGGACGAGCTGCTCCGGGTGACGGCACCGAGCCCGCTGCTGCCCCGGGTCGCCGCGGCGCCCGGCGTGCTGCCCGGCGGCTGCCCCGTGCGGGCCGGCGACCGGATGCTGCTTGTCGCGCGGCACGCCGTCGGCGCGCACCACCTCGACCCGGACCCCGTTTCGCCGGTGCCACCGCGGATCGCGCACCTGGTCTTCGGCGCCGGGCCGCACGCCTGCCCCGGCGCCCGGCTCGCCCGCGCCCAGCTCGCGGACCTCCTGCTGGCCCTGGCCCCGCTGCGACCCGTGGTGGTCCGGGCCCGGGTGGACCGCCGCGCCGCGCTGCCGGGCTGGCGGTCCCTGGTGGTGCGCGCGTCATGA
- a CDS encoding 3-oxoacyl-ACP synthase III family protein: MTMTAPRVGITQVASFLPEQQVTTADLQRRVTVASGLPLPDGMFAQTTGIETRRVAADDEYASDLAIGAGRLVLEQAGLDALDVDLLLFASATRDMIEPATAHVVQAALGGRAHALDVTNACNSFLNGIDLARSMILAGRARRALVVTGETPTRAMRPRLDGMAQARRSFAGYTFGDAGAAVLVEPVATGGILDVDAETHSRHWSAGGIFGGGSRHPRGDEHTYFTGDGHRLRGVFEKIGLGLVERVNHRTGLTWDDYARVLVHQVTMPYLERFVEIAGVPVDKLEVTVPELGNMASATLGVQLARVRSRLRPGDRVLLLGLGGGVSLMTMVWEVS, encoded by the coding sequence ATGACAATGACCGCTCCCCGCGTGGGCATCACCCAGGTGGCCTCCTTCCTGCCGGAACAGCAGGTGACGACCGCCGACCTGCAGCGGCGCGTCACGGTCGCAAGTGGCCTGCCGCTGCCGGACGGGATGTTCGCGCAGACCACCGGCATCGAGACGCGCCGGGTCGCCGCCGACGACGAGTACGCCTCCGATCTGGCCATCGGCGCCGGCCGGCTGGTCCTCGAGCAGGCCGGCCTGGACGCGCTCGACGTCGACCTGCTGCTGTTCGCCTCGGCGACGCGGGACATGATCGAACCGGCGACCGCGCACGTCGTCCAGGCGGCGCTGGGCGGCCGGGCGCACGCGCTCGACGTGACGAACGCCTGCAACAGCTTCCTCAACGGCATCGACCTGGCCCGCTCGATGATCCTGGCCGGCCGGGCCCGCCGTGCGCTGGTGGTGACCGGCGAGACGCCGACCCGCGCGATGCGGCCGCGGCTGGACGGCATGGCACAGGCCCGGCGGTCCTTCGCCGGCTACACCTTCGGCGACGCGGGCGCGGCCGTGCTGGTCGAGCCGGTGGCGACCGGCGGGATCCTGGACGTGGACGCCGAGACGCACTCGCGGCACTGGTCGGCCGGCGGCATCTTCGGCGGCGGATCGCGGCATCCGCGCGGCGACGAGCACACCTACTTCACCGGCGACGGGCACCGGCTGCGCGGCGTCTTCGAGAAGATCGGGCTGGGCCTGGTCGAGCGGGTCAACCATCGCACCGGCCTGACCTGGGACGACTACGCCCGGGTGCTGGTGCACCAGGTGACGATGCCGTACCTGGAGCGGTTCGTGGAGATCGCCGGGGTGCCGGTCGACAAGCTCGAGGTGACCGTCCCCGAGCTGGGCAACATGGCAAGCGCGACGCTCGGCGTGCAGCTCGCCCGGGTCCGATCGCGGCTGCGGCCCGGCGACCGGGTGCTGCTGCTCGGCCTCGGCGGCGGGGTAAGCCTGATGACCATGGTCTGGGAGGTGTCGTGA
- a CDS encoding class I adenylate-forming enzyme family protein, whose amino-acid sequence MLDALIAGLRDDDDRPAILSTRRTGRTVVLATRGDLSRLTGGYATALHARGLTAGDTVGVAVRPGPRSLAVVLAAYRLGLRVAVLDPTAGPDVLLARLALARPRLVLADAAAQAVAGWAAPLARRAHLALPDLAALAPTVTIGRRLPGTAPVLAPAGGPRPRDHDGDGDAVVVFTSGTTSRPRAVVHTRASVAAGMRAVRDLFEPVPGRAVLGGTFFVLVPSLAGGAPVALPARRAGVLARQLARLAPQATYLTPPELRAALAASARFTGRVYSGSAPVSAHLLAAVRRAGAEQAWCVYALTEVFPAAAVESAAKGAFSGEGDLVGELLPGLRARVGETGELLLAGPNAADRYLGEEPMEWVATGDVGRVNGATVVLGGRRKDMILRGAENIYPGLYEPALHVPGVELAVIVGVPAGDGDERVVAVVQPAPGAAPDAVRAALREPLRRMGSARPDAVVLAEIPLSGRSRKPDRAATSRLAGAAP is encoded by the coding sequence ATGCTCGACGCACTCATCGCGGGCCTGCGCGACGACGACGACCGCCCGGCGATCCTGTCCACCCGGCGCACCGGCCGCACGGTGGTGCTGGCGACCCGCGGCGACCTCTCCCGGCTCACCGGCGGCTACGCGACGGCACTGCACGCCCGCGGCCTGACGGCCGGTGACACGGTCGGCGTCGCCGTACGCCCGGGGCCGCGCTCGCTGGCGGTGGTGCTGGCCGCGTACCGGCTGGGTCTGCGCGTCGCGGTGCTCGACCCGACCGCCGGGCCGGACGTGCTGCTGGCCCGGCTCGCCCTGGCGCGGCCACGGCTGGTGCTCGCCGACGCGGCCGCGCAGGCGGTCGCCGGCTGGGCCGCACCGCTGGCCCGCCGCGCCCACCTCGCCCTGCCCGACCTCGCGGCGCTGGCGCCGACGGTGACGATCGGGCGGCGGCTGCCCGGCACCGCGCCGGTCCTCGCACCGGCGGGCGGCCCGCGGCCGCGGGATCACGACGGCGACGGCGACGCGGTCGTGGTCTTCACCTCCGGCACCACCAGCCGGCCGCGGGCGGTCGTGCACACCCGGGCGAGCGTGGCCGCGGGCATGCGCGCGGTCCGCGACCTGTTCGAACCGGTCCCCGGCCGGGCCGTGCTGGGCGGCACCTTCTTCGTGCTGGTGCCGTCGCTGGCGGGTGGCGCGCCGGTGGCGCTGCCCGCGCGCCGGGCGGGCGTGCTGGCCCGCCAGCTGGCCCGGCTGGCGCCGCAGGCGACCTACCTGACGCCGCCGGAGCTGCGCGCGGCCCTCGCGGCGTCGGCGCGGTTCACCGGCCGGGTCTACAGCGGATCCGCTCCGGTGAGCGCGCACCTGCTGGCGGCGGTCCGCCGGGCCGGCGCCGAGCAGGCCTGGTGCGTGTACGCCCTCACCGAGGTCTTCCCGGCCGCGGCGGTGGAGAGCGCCGCGAAGGGCGCCTTCTCCGGCGAGGGTGACCTGGTCGGCGAGCTGCTGCCGGGCCTGCGCGCCCGGGTCGGCGAGACCGGCGAGCTGCTGCTGGCCGGGCCGAACGCGGCGGACCGCTACCTCGGCGAGGAGCCGATGGAGTGGGTGGCGACCGGCGACGTCGGCCGGGTGAACGGCGCGACGGTGGTGCTCGGCGGCCGCCGCAAGGACATGATCCTGCGCGGCGCCGAGAACATCTACCCCGGCCTGTACGAGCCGGCCCTGCACGTGCCCGGCGTCGAGCTGGCGGTGATCGTCGGCGTGCCCGCCGGCGACGGCGACGAGCGGGTCGTCGCCGTGGTGCAGCCCGCGCCGGGCGCCGCGCCGGACGCGGTCCGGGCCGCGCTGCGCGAGCCGCTGCGGCGGATGGGCTCGGCGCGGCCGGACGCGGTGGTCCTGGCCGAGATCCCGCTCTCCGGCCGGTCCCGCAAGCCCGACCGCGCGGCCACCTCCCGGCTGGCGGGTGCGGCACCGTGA
- a CDS encoding putative bifunctional diguanylate cyclase/phosphodiesterase → MTTGDERRVERLRPTPLLIAAVAVLAGSIILLAVNVTEQRTQAVWGWLPAIVGTAIAGWACWRAASSPGLDPNTRRVWRSLSVVCVLIVLGVVGDTRLAVTNPHRPDGLDYLPTSVCYALAMIVLLWALLRVPIRDRAEGDRIMVRFVLDAAIVGITAAIFVWYLASQVRDPWNSDGAAAVPMIMLMALGLVGSLAFIKVTISGSGGSDRVALRLLAAAAAVGVAGGALFPVLFDVRPGQSGSQMFIPGTLLFVVLAADRQRRAAGMPTPRRRRRSFSAVPYVAVAATDVLLLVVGHAAGGTVFTVALGAVLLTALVVFRQVNALWENGRLLRRVDANLVQLNSYQSQLTHRASYDDLTDLANRTLFEQQTREALDAIVPGETLSLALIDLDDFKTINDRLGHAVGDALLIVVAQRLREAVREGDVVARLGGDEFGLLLHGLRSGEATEVLDRIAESLTRPVHALGHDLLVNASIGLSEVWPDASPQELLRRADLAMYAAKERGKGRHAVYDARLERDQAADAQLGAELRQALDNGDFTLVYQPIVSLPGGEWTSLETLIRWKHPERGFIGPDVFIPIAERTGQIVPLGDWILRTALAQAAEWQETFGDRAPGEIGVNVSARQLREPGFAADVRAALADTGFDPEKLVVEVTETAVFDGGIALDTLQNLVTLGVRIALDDFGTGHSSLGLLRTCPADILKVDKSFVDGIGGRSEEAVIATAMIQITNGLHLQAIAEGVETAEQAETLHRLGYRYAQGYHFSRPLSPEQVSEQLRAASVLPV, encoded by the coding sequence ATGACGACGGGCGACGAACGGCGGGTGGAGCGGCTGCGTCCCACTCCGCTGCTGATCGCGGCTGTCGCCGTACTCGCCGGGTCGATCATCCTGCTGGCCGTCAACGTGACCGAGCAGCGCACCCAGGCCGTCTGGGGCTGGCTGCCCGCGATCGTGGGCACCGCGATCGCCGGCTGGGCCTGCTGGCGGGCGGCCTCCTCGCCCGGCCTCGACCCGAACACCCGCCGGGTGTGGCGCTCCCTGTCCGTCGTCTGCGTCCTGATCGTGCTCGGCGTCGTCGGCGACACCCGCCTGGCCGTGACGAACCCGCACCGGCCGGACGGGCTGGACTACCTGCCGACCTCGGTCTGCTACGCCCTCGCGATGATCGTCCTGCTCTGGGCCCTGCTGCGGGTGCCGATCCGGGACCGCGCCGAGGGGGACCGCATCATGGTCCGCTTCGTCCTCGACGCCGCCATCGTCGGCATCACCGCCGCCATCTTCGTCTGGTACCTCGCCAGCCAGGTCCGGGACCCGTGGAACTCGGACGGCGCGGCCGCCGTACCCATGATCATGCTGATGGCCCTCGGCCTGGTCGGCTCGCTCGCCTTCATCAAGGTCACGATCAGCGGGTCCGGCGGCTCGGACCGCGTCGCGCTGCGCCTGCTCGCGGCCGCCGCGGCCGTCGGCGTCGCCGGCGGCGCGCTGTTCCCCGTGCTGTTCGACGTTCGCCCGGGTCAGAGCGGCTCGCAGATGTTCATACCCGGCACCCTGCTCTTCGTGGTCCTCGCCGCCGACCGGCAGCGCCGGGCCGCCGGGATGCCGACGCCGCGGCGGCGCCGCCGCTCCTTCAGCGCCGTGCCGTACGTGGCCGTCGCCGCCACCGACGTGCTGCTGCTGGTGGTCGGCCACGCCGCCGGCGGCACCGTGTTCACCGTCGCGCTCGGCGCCGTCCTGCTCACCGCCCTGGTGGTGTTCCGGCAGGTCAACGCGCTCTGGGAGAACGGCCGGCTGCTGCGCCGGGTGGACGCCAACCTGGTACAGCTCAACAGCTACCAGTCCCAGCTCACCCACCGAGCCAGCTACGACGATCTGACCGACCTCGCCAACCGGACCCTGTTCGAGCAGCAGACCCGCGAGGCCCTCGACGCGATCGTCCCGGGTGAGACGCTCAGCCTGGCGCTCATCGACCTCGACGACTTCAAGACGATCAACGACCGGCTCGGCCACGCCGTCGGGGACGCCCTGCTGATCGTGGTCGCCCAGCGGCTGCGCGAGGCCGTCCGCGAGGGCGACGTGGTCGCCCGCCTCGGCGGCGACGAGTTCGGCCTGCTGCTGCACGGCCTGCGCAGCGGGGAGGCGACCGAGGTGCTGGACCGCATCGCCGAGTCGCTCACCCGCCCGGTGCACGCCCTCGGCCACGACCTGCTGGTCAACGCGAGCATCGGCCTGTCCGAGGTGTGGCCGGACGCCAGCCCGCAGGAGCTGCTGCGCCGCGCCGACCTCGCCATGTACGCCGCCAAGGAGCGCGGCAAGGGCCGGCACGCCGTCTACGACGCCCGGCTCGAACGGGACCAGGCGGCCGACGCCCAGCTCGGCGCCGAGCTGCGCCAGGCGCTCGACAACGGCGACTTCACGCTGGTCTACCAGCCGATCGTCTCGCTGCCCGGCGGCGAGTGGACGTCGCTGGAGACCCTGATCCGCTGGAAGCACCCCGAGCGCGGCTTCATCGGCCCGGACGTGTTCATCCCGATCGCCGAGCGGACCGGCCAGATCGTGCCGCTGGGCGACTGGATCCTGCGCACCGCGCTGGCGCAGGCCGCCGAGTGGCAGGAGACGTTCGGCGACCGCGCGCCCGGCGAGATCGGCGTCAACGTCTCGGCACGCCAGCTGCGCGAGCCCGGCTTCGCCGCGGACGTGCGGGCGGCGCTCGCCGACACCGGGTTCGACCCGGAGAAGCTGGTCGTCGAGGTCACCGAGACCGCGGTGTTCGACGGCGGCATCGCCCTGGACACGCTGCAGAACCTGGTGACGCTGGGCGTCCGGATCGCGCTCGACGACTTCGGCACCGGGCACTCCTCGCTGGGCCTGCTGCGCACCTGCCCGGCGGACATCCTCAAGGTGGACAAGTCGTTCGTCGACGGGATCGGCGGCCGCTCCGAGGAGGCGGTCATCGCCACCGCGATGATCCAGATCACCAACGGCCTGCACCTTCAGGCGATCGCCGAGGGCGTGGAGACGGCCGAGCAGGCCGAGACGCTGCACCGGCTGGGCTACCGGTACGCGCAGGGCTACCACTTCTCCCGGCCGCTCTCCCCCGAGCAGGTCAGCGAGCAGTTGCGGGCGGCGAGCGTCCTGCCGGTGTAG
- a CDS encoding glycosyltransferase, translating to MRDLAVILPAYNEAALLPGALAALAAQSDRDFTLVVVDNGSTDDTAALAAAFPGDVEVVREREPGAGTAADTGFRHAIAGGATRLLRTDADCLPATDWVATGRSLLDGADLACGRSVPRRDERPSLAERRLYPAVVRLAARYGRLRHRSPGFRCPFVLVHGHNLAITAELYARCGGTPREALGDGSEDVTLLNRARRHSDRIVRAEHLVVESSLRRLRAWGPRRTLLWHWDRRYRPANDAVHVR from the coding sequence GTGAGGGACCTCGCGGTGATCCTGCCCGCCTACAACGAGGCCGCGCTGCTGCCGGGTGCGCTGGCCGCGCTCGCGGCACAGTCCGATCGGGACTTCACGCTCGTCGTCGTGGACAACGGGTCCACGGACGACACCGCGGCGCTGGCCGCGGCGTTCCCCGGCGACGTCGAGGTGGTCCGGGAGCGCGAGCCGGGCGCGGGCACGGCTGCGGACACCGGCTTCCGGCACGCGATCGCGGGCGGCGCGACCCGGCTGCTGCGCACCGACGCCGACTGCCTGCCGGCCACCGACTGGGTGGCCACCGGCCGGTCACTGCTCGACGGCGCGGACCTCGCCTGCGGCCGCAGCGTCCCCCGCCGCGACGAGCGGCCCAGCCTCGCGGAGCGCCGGCTCTACCCGGCCGTGGTCCGGCTCGCCGCCCGGTACGGCCGCCTGCGCCACCGCTCACCCGGGTTCCGTTGCCCGTTCGTGCTGGTGCACGGCCACAACCTGGCGATAACCGCGGAGCTCTACGCGCGCTGCGGCGGCACACCGCGCGAGGCACTCGGCGACGGCTCGGAGGACGTGACGCTGCTGAACAGGGCGCGCCGGCACAGCGACCGGATCGTCCGCGCCGAGCACCTCGTGGTCGAGTCGAGCCTGCGCCGGCTGCGCGCGTGGGGACCACGCCGGACGCTGCTGTGGCACTGGGACCGGCGCTACCGCCCGGCGAACGACGCGGTGCACGTCCGATGA